In Priestia megaterium NBRC 15308 = ATCC 14581, the following proteins share a genomic window:
- a CDS encoding Spo0B C-terminal domain-containing protein codes for MEKEWDVVEVLRYARHDWLNKLQLIKGNLALNRLDRANEIIEEIVNESKHESKLTNINMRLFAGFVMTYHWNNHAVRLDVEVLGELKDLSQYDEFVYNWCSYLTEALEKYVDYHAENYLSISVCIEEQGIRFFFDFSGILTDIQKLQNKLQCYECAQGVALVQQHMSEDEFSLMLTIS; via the coding sequence ATGGAAAAAGAATGGGATGTCGTAGAAGTATTAAGATACGCGCGGCATGATTGGTTAAATAAGCTGCAATTAATCAAAGGCAATCTAGCGTTGAATCGGCTTGATCGAGCGAATGAAATCATTGAAGAAATTGTAAATGAATCCAAACATGAATCCAAGTTAACAAACATCAATATGCGACTGTTTGCGGGCTTTGTTATGACCTATCATTGGAATAACCATGCTGTTCGCTTAGATGTGGAAGTGCTGGGAGAATTGAAGGATTTATCACAATACGATGAGTTCGTATACAACTGGTGTAGCTATTTGACAGAAGCACTCGAAAAATATGTTGATTATCATGCAGAAAACTATTTGAGTATTTCAGTATGCATTGAAGAACAGGGAATTCGTTTCTTTTTTGACTTTAGTGGAATACTAACAGATATACAGAAGCTACAAAACAAGCTACAATGTTATGAGTGCGCTCAAGGAGTTGCATTGGTTCAACAGCATATGTCTGAAGATGAATTTAGCCTTATGCTCACAATAAGTTAA